The following proteins come from a genomic window of Alicyclobacillus dauci:
- the acs gene encoding acetate--CoA ligase has product MTVDPEKLSTLLHENRSFPPSEEFRAQANFNDEAVYEKAANDPEAYWAEQANELTWFEPFETVCEWNSPHAAWFLGGKLNAAYNCVDRHAYGARKNKAAIIWEGEPGDSRVLTYDMLRREVDKAAHMLRSLGVQKGDRVTIYLPMIPELPISMLACAKIGAVHSVVFGGFSAKALRERIVDADSKILITADAGWRRGGQIPLKANADEAVPDTPIENVIVVKRVGEAANVTMKEGRDTYWQELMGKAPTTPLDAEPMDSEDILFLLYTSGTTGKPKGIVHTTGGYLTGVNTSLRSVFDLKDSDVFFCTADIGWVTGHTYIVYGPLSAGGTVVMYEGSPDYPGRDRFWDIVEKYGATILYTAPTSIRTFMKWGPQYAESHDLSSLRLLGTVGEPINPEAWMWFHEHIGKGRCPIVDTWWQTETGCAMIAPLPGLVATKPGSATRAVPGVSVDIVDENGNSVDPQSGGYLVIKKPWPSMLRTVWGDDERFKNTYFGKFNGIYLPGDGAHLDEDGYVWILGRIDDVINVSGHRIGAAEVESALVAHPSVAEAAVIGRSHAIKGQAITAFVTVREGVDTNDELVASLKQYVVEKIGAMARPEEIIFAAELPKTRSAKIMRRLLRDIAEGRVLGDTTTLADPSVVESLKTQYKED; this is encoded by the coding sequence ATGACAGTCGATCCCGAAAAGCTTTCTACGTTGCTTCATGAAAACCGCAGCTTTCCTCCTTCCGAGGAATTTCGGGCACAAGCCAATTTTAACGACGAAGCGGTTTACGAGAAAGCCGCAAACGACCCTGAAGCCTATTGGGCCGAACAAGCAAACGAATTGACCTGGTTTGAACCATTTGAAACCGTTTGCGAATGGAATTCCCCGCATGCCGCGTGGTTCCTCGGCGGCAAGCTGAATGCAGCATACAACTGCGTGGATCGTCACGCGTATGGCGCGCGGAAAAACAAAGCGGCAATTATCTGGGAAGGGGAACCTGGCGACAGTCGCGTTCTCACTTATGACATGCTACGGCGTGAAGTGGATAAGGCAGCCCACATGTTACGCTCACTGGGTGTTCAAAAAGGGGATCGGGTCACTATTTATCTACCAATGATCCCCGAATTGCCCATCTCGATGCTCGCCTGTGCGAAAATCGGCGCTGTTCATTCAGTCGTTTTTGGCGGTTTCTCAGCTAAAGCCCTCCGCGAACGCATTGTTGACGCCGACTCCAAAATCCTCATCACGGCTGATGCAGGGTGGCGGCGCGGTGGACAAATTCCGCTCAAGGCAAACGCTGACGAAGCCGTTCCGGATACCCCCATCGAAAACGTTATCGTCGTCAAACGAGTCGGCGAAGCTGCCAATGTGACGATGAAGGAAGGCCGCGATACCTATTGGCAAGAATTGATGGGGAAAGCGCCGACGACTCCTTTAGATGCTGAACCGATGGATTCAGAGGATATACTGTTTCTTCTGTACACATCAGGTACAACGGGAAAGCCGAAAGGCATCGTCCATACCACTGGCGGTTACTTAACGGGGGTGAATACCTCCTTACGGTCTGTGTTTGATCTCAAGGACAGTGACGTCTTTTTCTGTACAGCAGACATCGGCTGGGTTACAGGACATACCTACATTGTATATGGTCCTCTATCTGCCGGTGGCACGGTGGTCATGTACGAGGGTTCACCCGACTATCCAGGGCGGGACCGTTTCTGGGATATCGTCGAAAAGTACGGTGCGACCATTCTTTACACGGCGCCGACTTCCATTCGCACATTCATGAAGTGGGGCCCTCAGTACGCTGAATCTCACGATCTCAGCAGCTTAAGGTTACTCGGCACCGTCGGCGAACCCATTAACCCGGAAGCTTGGATGTGGTTCCACGAGCACATCGGCAAGGGTCGCTGCCCCATCGTCGATACCTGGTGGCAAACGGAAACAGGTTGCGCAATGATCGCTCCACTTCCGGGCCTCGTAGCGACCAAACCAGGCTCCGCAACACGGGCCGTCCCAGGTGTCTCCGTTGACATTGTCGACGAAAACGGAAACTCCGTGGATCCGCAGAGTGGCGGCTATTTGGTCATCAAGAAGCCGTGGCCGTCGATGTTACGCACGGTTTGGGGCGATGACGAACGCTTCAAGAACACATACTTTGGCAAGTTCAATGGAATCTATTTGCCTGGGGACGGAGCCCATCTGGACGAGGACGGGTACGTCTGGATTCTTGGGCGGATCGATGATGTCATCAATGTGTCTGGCCACCGCATCGGAGCGGCGGAAGTCGAAAGTGCGCTCGTCGCCCATCCTTCCGTGGCAGAAGCAGCAGTCATCGGTCGATCACACGCCATCAAAGGTCAAGCCATCACGGCTTTTGTCACCGTACGTGAAGGTGTAGATACGAATGACGAGCTGGTCGCTTCTCTCAAACAGTATGTCGTGGAAAAGATCGGAGCCATGGCGCGCCCCGAGGAGATTATTTTTGCGGCTGAACTACCTAAAACGCGTAGTGCGAAAATTATGCGCCGCCTCCTCCGCGACATCGCAGAAGGCCGCGTTCTGGGTGATACGACGACGCTTGCTGACCCCAGTGTCGTAGAATCACTGAAAACGCAATATAAAGAAGACTAA
- the serA gene encoding phosphoglycerate dehydrogenase: MKILVTDDISQTGLEVFEELDDVEVSVQTSLSPAELLEAIADADALVVRSQTNVTADVIAAGRRLKVIGRAGVGVDNIDLEAATKRGVLVINAPDGNTIAAAEHTFAMMISLARHIPAANRDLLSGKWNRKRWVGVELRGKTLAILGMGRIGTEVAKRAKVFGMQVLGYDPFLTQERADSLGVVKSTLENAIAEADFITVHTPLTKETHHLIDAARFQTVKPGVRIINCARGGIIDERALCAALQEGVVAGAAFDVFESEPLDADHPLRRMENVILTPHLGASTIEAQENVAIQVAHQIVRVLKDEPFEHAVNLPSLSQKQKERLTPYLSLAEKLGVFAAQLAQGAPSTITVTYTGDAAIPDGGYLTRTVLKGLFGFRYRDEVNYVNALRFAEEAGLRVQEVRESRGRVYTNEISLSFTTENGTHHLSGTLYHESGPRIVELDGYPIDMPSEGILLFTRHTDKPGMIGRIGTYLGDAQVNIAGMQVGRRESGGEAIMLLSIDRSLPDDVIKQIAGVDGISMVRSIEL; this comes from the coding sequence ATGAAGATACTCGTGACAGACGACATTTCACAGACAGGACTCGAAGTGTTTGAAGAGTTGGACGATGTCGAGGTTTCAGTGCAAACGAGTTTGTCTCCGGCAGAACTATTGGAAGCGATAGCGGATGCGGATGCGCTGGTTGTTCGTTCTCAAACGAACGTGACAGCAGATGTCATAGCTGCCGGTCGCCGTCTGAAAGTCATCGGACGAGCTGGCGTCGGTGTGGATAACATCGACTTGGAAGCAGCTACAAAACGCGGCGTCCTCGTGATTAATGCACCAGACGGAAACACGATTGCTGCAGCGGAACACACATTCGCCATGATGATCAGCCTCGCAAGACACATCCCTGCGGCGAATAGAGATCTGCTCAGCGGTAAATGGAATCGGAAACGCTGGGTGGGCGTTGAGCTTCGTGGAAAGACGCTCGCCATTCTCGGCATGGGACGTATTGGCACAGAGGTGGCAAAGCGGGCGAAGGTCTTTGGCATGCAAGTACTCGGGTATGATCCGTTTTTAACACAGGAGCGTGCCGACAGTTTAGGCGTTGTGAAGTCAACACTGGAAAATGCAATCGCGGAGGCGGACTTTATTACAGTCCATACCCCGTTAACCAAAGAGACGCATCACTTAATTGATGCGGCACGGTTCCAAACAGTTAAACCGGGCGTGCGGATCATCAACTGCGCCCGCGGCGGAATCATCGACGAACGTGCCCTGTGTGCCGCGCTGCAGGAAGGCGTGGTGGCGGGTGCAGCGTTCGACGTATTCGAGTCTGAGCCTCTCGACGCGGACCACCCCTTGCGGAGGATGGAAAACGTCATCTTAACACCGCACTTGGGTGCTTCGACGATTGAAGCGCAAGAAAATGTTGCGATTCAAGTGGCGCACCAAATTGTCCGGGTTCTGAAGGACGAACCGTTTGAACACGCCGTCAATCTACCCAGCCTGTCGCAAAAACAAAAAGAACGGCTAACACCATACCTCTCCTTGGCTGAAAAACTGGGCGTATTCGCCGCTCAATTAGCGCAAGGTGCACCGTCTACCATAACGGTAACCTATACTGGTGACGCTGCCATTCCAGACGGTGGTTATTTAACGAGGACGGTTTTAAAGGGGCTATTTGGCTTCCGTTACCGTGACGAGGTCAACTATGTGAATGCTTTGCGGTTTGCCGAAGAGGCGGGACTGCGAGTGCAAGAAGTTCGCGAGTCCCGTGGTCGCGTCTACACCAACGAGATCTCGCTTTCATTTACCACGGAAAATGGTACACACCATCTTTCAGGAACACTGTATCACGAGTCGGGACCGAGAATTGTTGAGCTGGACGGCTATCCTATCGACATGCCGAGCGAGGGCATTCTTCTGTTCACACGGCATACGGATAAGCCGGGTATGATCGGCCGGATCGGTACGTATCTGGGAGATGCCCAGGTCAACATCGCAGGTATGCAAGTGGGGCGGCGTGAATCCGGCGGCGAAGCCATCATGTTGTTGTCTATTGACCGTTCTCTTCCAGATGACGTCATCAAACAAATTGCTGGAGTCGACGGAATATCCATGGTTCGTTCCATCGAACTGTGA
- the serC gene encoding 3-phosphoserine/phosphohydroxythreonine transaminase yields the protein MGRAHNFNAGPSALPLEVLRRAQAELIDYQGTGMSVMELSHRSETYEAIHRSAQDRLRRLLGVPDNYRVLFLQGGASLQFAMLPMNYLSRDAAAAYVLTGSWSEKAAQEARRFGRVQLDSQAKEDGYKTIPEMLDGEALAGASYVHITSNNTIYGTQWHAFPTTQIPLVADMSSDIMSHEVDVEQFHMIYAGAQKNLGPSGVTVVIVRDEWLQQANQDIPTMLQYGVHAKADSLYNTPPTFAIYLMDLVLEWIEEQGGLTAIASRNAEKSGLIYSVIDEYPDLFDGHAAKSARSHMNVTFRLPSDEQSKEFLAQAKALGFVGVKGHRSVGGCRVSLYNAVPVESAARFAEFMRDYARKSR from the coding sequence ATGGGACGTGCACATAATTTTAACGCGGGACCATCTGCACTGCCGCTTGAAGTGCTCAGGCGGGCACAAGCGGAACTGATTGACTATCAAGGCACCGGCATGAGTGTGATGGAGCTCAGCCATCGCAGTGAAACGTATGAGGCCATTCACCGCAGCGCGCAGGATCGTTTACGGCGTTTGCTTGGTGTTCCGGACAATTACCGGGTGCTTTTCTTACAAGGTGGGGCAAGTCTGCAATTTGCCATGTTGCCGATGAATTACCTATCGCGCGATGCGGCGGCGGCTTACGTGCTAACCGGATCGTGGTCCGAAAAAGCCGCTCAGGAAGCACGACGGTTTGGACGTGTGCAACTCGATTCGCAGGCTAAAGAGGACGGCTACAAGACGATTCCGGAAATGCTGGATGGAGAGGCATTGGCAGGTGCGTCATATGTCCATATCACATCCAATAACACGATTTATGGGACACAGTGGCACGCTTTTCCGACAACGCAAATCCCACTGGTTGCTGACATGTCGAGTGACATTATGTCGCATGAGGTGGACGTGGAACAGTTCCACATGATTTACGCGGGTGCGCAGAAGAACCTTGGGCCGAGCGGGGTAACAGTCGTCATCGTGCGCGACGAATGGTTGCAACAGGCTAACCAGGATATTCCGACCATGTTGCAGTATGGTGTTCACGCAAAGGCGGACTCGCTATACAATACGCCGCCCACGTTCGCCATTTACTTAATGGATCTCGTGCTGGAGTGGATCGAGGAGCAGGGTGGGCTCACGGCCATCGCCAGTCGAAATGCGGAGAAGTCGGGGCTTATCTACAGCGTGATCGATGAGTACCCTGATCTATTCGACGGCCACGCAGCTAAATCCGCCAGGTCTCACATGAACGTGACATTTCGTTTGCCGAGTGACGAACAGTCAAAGGAGTTTTTGGCACAGGCGAAAGCGCTGGGATTCGTCGGCGTGAAAGGGCATCGATCCGTCGGCGGATGCCGCGTGTCTCTATACAACGCCGTACCTGTGGAATCGGCCGCTAGATTCGCTGAGTTTATGCGTGACTACGCACGAAAATCACGGTGA
- a CDS encoding HAD family hydrolase: MFETVLFDIDGVMLSEERYFDASALTVHELLTSNRFMGLQSVSPVFGTDPTDEVIHQIRRDVFQNDGVLERLKNVGVNANWDMVYLVFVSELAAVLRRLEESSRTSEQVQDAISHGWTATALQRIGEIARTYFGGSEYRVEWGTYDAIYRNATSKQDLFEAAKAVLPPSDDHELWLLCQSTFQEWYLGDAYSGKQAGKKGFLTNEIPIVEAEALGGLLRHLKESGVHLGVATGRPQTETEVPLQHFGWWSYFDTANVSTATNVMEAEARVPSARPLSKPNPYSYLRSLTGLDDPEELLATRVPLEGYRQKVLIVGDSIADALAAQRLGVSFAAVLTGLEGKEARSKFEKLNVDYIFDTVLDVNTLF; encoded by the coding sequence ATGTTTGAGACCGTTCTATTCGATATCGATGGCGTCATGCTGAGTGAGGAACGGTATTTCGATGCCTCTGCATTGACTGTGCATGAACTGCTCACGAGCAATCGTTTCATGGGACTCCAAAGTGTTTCGCCAGTGTTTGGGACTGACCCGACTGACGAAGTCATCCATCAAATCCGCCGCGATGTCTTTCAAAACGACGGAGTGCTGGAACGGCTGAAGAACGTTGGAGTCAACGCGAATTGGGACATGGTGTACCTGGTCTTCGTGTCCGAACTAGCTGCCGTATTGCGTCGCTTAGAGGAATCGTCTCGTACGTCGGAACAAGTACAGGATGCAATTTCCCATGGGTGGACTGCTACGGCATTACAACGAATCGGGGAGATCGCACGTACCTATTTTGGCGGTAGCGAGTATCGGGTGGAGTGGGGAACGTACGACGCCATATACAGGAACGCGACGTCTAAGCAGGATTTATTCGAGGCTGCCAAGGCTGTGTTGCCGCCGTCGGACGACCATGAACTGTGGTTGCTGTGTCAGAGCACGTTTCAGGAATGGTATTTGGGTGACGCGTACTCAGGGAAGCAAGCCGGCAAAAAGGGGTTTCTGACGAATGAAATTCCCATTGTCGAGGCAGAGGCATTAGGCGGACTCCTGAGGCATTTGAAGGAAAGTGGCGTACATCTCGGCGTTGCGACGGGTCGGCCGCAGACGGAAACGGAAGTTCCACTTCAGCACTTCGGATGGTGGTCGTATTTTGACACGGCGAACGTGTCGACTGCAACAAACGTGATGGAGGCAGAGGCGCGCGTTCCGAGCGCACGGCCGTTATCTAAACCGAATCCCTACTCGTACCTACGTAGTCTGACGGGCCTCGATGATCCAGAAGAACTGCTCGCGACTCGAGTACCGCTCGAAGGATATCGCCAGAAAGTACTCATTGTTGGGGATTCAATCGCTGATGCTTTGGCCGCACAACGTCTCGGAGTTTCTTTTGCGGCTGTACTGACTGGACTCGAGGGTAAAGAGGCGAGATCGAAATTCGAGAAGTTGAACGTTGATTACATTTTTGACACTGTCCTCGACGTCAACACGTTATTTTGA